Genomic segment of Deinococcus budaensis:
TCGGCGCCCGCATCGTGTTCGTGGCGACCTCCTGGGAACAGTTCGCCAATATTCCCTTTCCGCGCATCCTGCTCGACATCGTCAACCTGCGCCAGGGCGGCATCTCGATTCACGGGGGGCTGATCGGCGGCATCCTGGTGCTGATCTACTACACCCGGCGCTACAAACTCAATTTCTACCAGTACGCCGACCTGTTCGTGCCGGGCGTGGCCTTCGGGATCATCGGCGGGCGCATCGGCAACATCATGAACGGCACCGATACGGTGGGCCGGGTG
This window contains:
- a CDS encoding prolipoprotein diacylglyceryl transferase — translated: MDPVFLQIGNFTIAWYGVLITLGIVLGVWIGTRLARERGLNVDLFSDMVLWAIVWGLVGARIVFVATSWEQFANIPFPRILLDIVNLRQGGISIHGGLIGGILVLIYYTRRYKLNFYQYADLFVPGVAFGIIGGRIGNIMNGTDTVGRV